In Triticum urartu cultivar G1812 chromosome 6, Tu2.1, whole genome shotgun sequence, the following proteins share a genomic window:
- the LOC125514500 gene encoding organelle RRM domain-containing protein 1, chloroplastic isoform X1 produces MDAVRSLLLGGGLTVSTATGATAQATSIPHISPCSLPWATRRRFHRLAAAASPHSPLPASSTRPRCSRWVVVMDDPPEPEGGGEVSRAEAVDYYVATLARVLGSEQEAQMCIYDASWDRNYEFCCEIDEEASKKLAKMPGVLAVRMVKGDVPEKDNLSSSLSPVNLGSFSDAACNNSSSEKSEFWLVRMEKPGVEVVTKAQMVDHYTQILVKVLGNEKDAQVSIYHVSWEENYGFCCHIDEQCAKELADVPGVISVLPDSNFGSDKKDYRGDDSLKSSKATQVADVKTKRLFVTGLSFYTSEKTLREAFEPFGELVEVKIIMDRISKRSKGYAFIEYTTEEAGGAALKAMNGEIINGWMIVVDIAKTKSRDQKTPFGTSSFRPRFHSR; encoded by the exons ATGGACGCCGTCCGCTCCCTCCTCCTAGGCGGCGGCCTCACTGTCTCCACCGCCACCGGCGCCACGGCCCAGGCCACCTCTATCCCACACATCTCCCCTTGTTCTCTTCCTTGGGCCACTCGCCGCCGCTTCCACCGCCTCGCCGCGGCCGCGTCACCTCACTCGCCGCTCCCCGCCTCTTCTACCCGCCCGCGTTGCTCCAGGTGGGTGGTGGTCATGGACGACCCGCCTGAGCCGGAGGGCGGGGGCGAGGTGTCCCGCGCGGAGGCCGTCGACTACTACGTTGCCACACTGGCCAGAGTGTTGGGAAG TGAGCAGGAGGCGCAGATGTGCATATATGACGCGTCGTGGGACAGGAACTACGAATTCTGCTGCGAGATCGATGAGGAAGCGTCGAAGAAGCTTGCAA AGATGCCTGGGGTATTAGCTGTTAGGATGGTTAAGGGTGATGTGCCAGAGAAGGATAATCTCAGCTCGAGCCTCTCACCAGTTAACCTTGGAAGCTTCAGTGATGCTGCTTGTAACAACTCTTCTAGCGAGAAAAGTGAGTTTTGGCTTGTCCGAATGGAGAAGCCCGGGGTTGAAGTTGTGACAAAAGCACAAATGGTAGACCACTATACCCAGATCCTAGTGAAAGTATTGGGGAA TGAAAAGGATGCACAAGTCAGCATATATCACGTTTCATGGGAAGAGAATTATGGATTCTGCTGTCATATTGACGAACAATGTGCAAAGGAGCTAGCTG ATGTTCCTGGAGTCATATCTGTTTTACCAGATTCAAACTTTGGATCAGACAAAAAAGATTACAGAG GTGATGATAGCTTGAAATCCTCAAAAGCTACTCAGGTGGCTGATGTCAAAACTAAAAGGCTCTTTGTTACAG GGCTTTCATTTTATACATCTGAGAAAACTCTGAGGGAAGCCTTTGAGCCATTTGGCGAGCTGGTTGAAG TCAAGATAATAATGGACAGGATATCAAAAAGATCAAAAGGGTATGCCTTCAtagaatacaccacagaagaagCTGGTGGTGCAGCTCTGAAAGCAATGAATGGAGAG ATAATAAACGGCTGGATGATAGTTGTTGACATTGCTAAAACCAAATCAAGAGACCAAAAGACCCCATTTGGCACTTCTAGTTTTCGGCCACGTTTTCACTCTAGATGA
- the LOC125514500 gene encoding organelle RRM domain-containing protein 1, chloroplastic isoform X2 translates to MDAVRSLLLGGGLTVSTATGATAQATSIPHISPCSLPWATRRRFHRLAAAASPHSPLPASSTRPRCSRWVVVMDDPPEPEGGGEVSRAEAVDYYVATLARVLGSEQEAQMCIYDASWDRNYEFCCEIDEEASKKLAKMPGVLAVRMVKGDVPEKDNLSSSLSPVNLGSFSDAACNNSSSEKSEFWLVRMEKPGVEVVTKAQMVDHYTQILVKVLGNEKDAQVSIYHVSWEENYGFCCHIDEQCAKELADVPGVISVLPDSNFGSDKKDYRGDDSLKSSKATQVADVKTKRLFVTDGRCPLPCSEVLVFVSFLSKGSSINQ, encoded by the exons ATGGACGCCGTCCGCTCCCTCCTCCTAGGCGGCGGCCTCACTGTCTCCACCGCCACCGGCGCCACGGCCCAGGCCACCTCTATCCCACACATCTCCCCTTGTTCTCTTCCTTGGGCCACTCGCCGCCGCTTCCACCGCCTCGCCGCGGCCGCGTCACCTCACTCGCCGCTCCCCGCCTCTTCTACCCGCCCGCGTTGCTCCAGGTGGGTGGTGGTCATGGACGACCCGCCTGAGCCGGAGGGCGGGGGCGAGGTGTCCCGCGCGGAGGCCGTCGACTACTACGTTGCCACACTGGCCAGAGTGTTGGGAAG TGAGCAGGAGGCGCAGATGTGCATATATGACGCGTCGTGGGACAGGAACTACGAATTCTGCTGCGAGATCGATGAGGAAGCGTCGAAGAAGCTTGCAA AGATGCCTGGGGTATTAGCTGTTAGGATGGTTAAGGGTGATGTGCCAGAGAAGGATAATCTCAGCTCGAGCCTCTCACCAGTTAACCTTGGAAGCTTCAGTGATGCTGCTTGTAACAACTCTTCTAGCGAGAAAAGTGAGTTTTGGCTTGTCCGAATGGAGAAGCCCGGGGTTGAAGTTGTGACAAAAGCACAAATGGTAGACCACTATACCCAGATCCTAGTGAAAGTATTGGGGAA TGAAAAGGATGCACAAGTCAGCATATATCACGTTTCATGGGAAGAGAATTATGGATTCTGCTGTCATATTGACGAACAATGTGCAAAGGAGCTAGCTG ATGTTCCTGGAGTCATATCTGTTTTACCAGATTCAAACTTTGGATCAGACAAAAAAGATTACAGAG GTGATGATAGCTTGAAATCCTCAAAAGCTACTCAGGTGGCTGATGTCAAAACTAAAAGGCTCTTTGTTACAG ATGGACGATGCCCTCTGCCTTGTTCTGAAGTACTAGTCTTTGTGTCTTTTCTTTCAAAGGGAAGTTCAATCAATCAGTAA
- the LOC125512492 gene encoding tryptamine benzoyltransferase 1-like: METTYPEKKRKEMETTASKMVKPVYSAPHPLAGEMIPLTLFDRAAMDTFVSLILVYPAPTPSNEALMEGLRRAVAPYPHLAGRLAVDRSGRRSIHLNNDGVLVLDAEVPVDMASVVADCCFTATTEGLYPALPPPGENIGAALLQIKLNRYKCGGLVIGIIHHHHAADGHSFSNFLTTWASAVRQASDFTAPSPSLDRAATAVPRSVPTPAFDHRCTEFSGEEDGCRSSSYSHPTCKIKNLTLRFTAQFVTELKARVGAPCSTFQCLLAHVWKKITAARRLKPDEFTQVRVAVDCRGRANHAVPPDFFGNMVLWAFPRLQVRDVLGWTYGGVVGAIRDAIGRVDAAYIQSFVDFGSLADVNREELAATAPTSGTMLCPDLEVDSSLGFRFHQIDLGHGPPSAFLMPDLPVEGLMTFVPSCSAKGGVDVHMAVAEGHVAALEHICYSLDERAKPKL, translated from the exons ATGGAGACGACTTAcccggaaaagaaaagaaaagaaatggAGACGACCGCCAGCAAGATGGTGAAGCCGGTGTACTCGGCGCCGCACCCGCTCGCAGGCGAGATGATCCCGCTGACGCTCTTCGACCGCGCCGCCATGGACACCTTCGTTTCCCTCATCCTCGTGTACCCCGCGCCGACTCCGTCCAACGAGGCGCTCATGGAGGGCCTGCGCAGGGCTGTCGCGCCGTACCCTCACCTGGCCGGACGGCTCGCCGTCGACCGCTCAGGCAGGCGTTCCATCCACCTCAACAACGACGGCGTGCTTGTCCTGGACGCCGAGGTCCCTGTCGATATGGCGAGCGTGGTCGCCGACTGCTGCTTTACCGCCACCACCGAGGGCCTGTACCCTGCACTGCCGCCGCCGGGG GAGAACATCGGGGCGGCGCTGCTGCAGATCAAGCTGAACCGGTACAAGTGCGGCGGCCTCGTGATCGGCatcatccaccaccaccacgcggCCGACGGCCACTCCTTCAGCAACTTCCTCACCACCTGGGCCAGCGCAGTTCGCCAAGCCAGCGACTTCACCGCCCCGTCCCCTTCCCTCGACCGCGCGGCGACCGCCGTGCCTCGGAGCGTGCCGACACCGGCGTTCGACCACCGGTGCACCGAGTTCAGCGGAGAAGAAGACGGCTGTCGTAGCTCCTCCTACTCCCACCCCACGTGCAAGATCAAGAATCTCACGCTGCGCTTCACGGCCCAGTTCGTCACAGAGCTCAAGGCCCGCGTCGGCGCCCCATGCAGCACGTTCCAGTGCCTTCTCGCGCACGTGTGGAAGAAGATCACGGCGGCGCGCCGCCTGAAGCCCGACGAGTTCACGCAGGTCAGGGTGGCCGTGGACTGCCGGGGCAGGGCCAACCATGCCGTCCCGCCGGACTTCTTCGGGAACATGGTGCTGTGGGCATTCCCGAGGCTCCAAGTCCGGGACGTCTTGGGCTGGACCTACGGCGGCGTGGTAGGTGCCATCCGCGACGCCATTGGGCGCGTCGACGCCGCGTACATCCAGTCGTTCGTGGACTTCGGGAGCTTGGCGGACGTGAACCGAGAGGAGCTCGCGGCGACGGCGCCAACCTCCGGCACGATGCTCTGCCCGGACCTGGAGGTGGACAGCAGTCTGGGTTTCAGGTTCCACCAGATTGACCTCGGCCATGGGCCGCCATCCGCGTTCCTCATGCCGGACTTGCCCGTCGAGGGGCTCATGACGTTTGTGCCATCGTGCTCAGCCAAGGGCGGCGTCGACGTCCACATGGCCGTCGCCGAGGGTCACGTCGCGGCGCTTGAGCATATATGCTACTCCTTGGACGAAAGAGCTAAACCGAAGTTGTAA